A stretch of the Filimonas lacunae genome encodes the following:
- a CDS encoding MFS transporter yields the protein MNFLNSGGVMRFNFAVLFKQGIMLQSASEKRKKIATILAFISIPLSGFVTDIYLPSFPDMAKSLEVAEKNIQLTLTCFFLSYGISQLFVGSLLDSIGRFKPAMYALVALVLSSMVIGLTRDVRLICLLRVLQGIAVAFVVVGKRAFFVDLYTGDKLKHYLSFFTITWSLGPIVAPFLGGFLQKLFGWQSNFYFLAIYALLMLVFELIYSGETLATRKPFHITTIKKNYAMMLGNPVFLLGIITLGLAYSVVMVFNISGPFVIANSFHFSSVVIGYCTLMLGFSWMIGGIVAKRLIALEFNKKVMGAAMLQLALIVVLLAISVYSQQLWCFMLFAFIIHICSGFLYTVNFTTSLLFFPQHAGMTSGLMGGLVYLITSLASYVISITGKIATQEDIVWRYICISVLLVGTVGMAIYKKKEKYLVAK from the coding sequence TTGAATTTTCTAAACAGTGGTGGCGTGATGCGTTTTAACTTTGCCGTATTATTTAAGCAAGGAATTATGTTACAAAGTGCGTCAGAAAAAAGGAAGAAGATAGCTACTATACTGGCTTTTATTTCCATACCCTTATCGGGGTTTGTTACGGATATTTATTTGCCCTCTTTTCCCGACATGGCTAAAAGCCTGGAAGTAGCCGAAAAGAACATACAGTTAACCCTAACCTGTTTCTTTTTAAGTTATGGTATATCGCAATTGTTTGTGGGCAGCCTGTTGGATAGTATTGGCCGGTTTAAGCCTGCTATGTATGCGCTGGTAGCGTTGGTGTTATCCAGCATGGTGATAGGGCTAACCAGGGATGTAAGGTTAATTTGTTTGCTGCGTGTGTTGCAGGGGATTGCCGTGGCATTTGTGGTGGTGGGTAAACGGGCTTTTTTTGTGGACTTATATACGGGGGATAAATTGAAGCATTATCTGAGTTTTTTTACCATCACCTGGTCGTTGGGGCCTATTGTAGCGCCTTTCCTGGGTGGCTTTTTGCAAAAGCTGTTTGGCTGGCAAAGTAACTTTTACTTTCTGGCTATCTATGCTTTGCTGATGCTGGTGTTTGAGTTGATATATAGTGGTGAAACGCTTGCTACGCGTAAGCCTTTTCATATCACTACCATTAAAAAAAACTATGCAATGATGCTGGGTAACCCGGTGTTTTTGCTGGGTATTATTACTTTGGGATTGGCGTATTCTGTAGTGATGGTGTTTAACATCTCCGGCCCGTTTGTAATAGCCAATAGTTTTCACTTTAGTTCGGTGGTGATTGGGTATTGTACATTAATGTTGGGCTTTTCGTGGATGATAGGCGGTATTGTTGCCAAGCGGCTTATTGCGCTGGAGTTTAACAAAAAAGTAATGGGGGCTGCTATGCTGCAATTGGCTTTAATTGTGGTGTTGCTGGCAATATCTGTTTATTCTCAGCAACTGTGGTGCTTTATGTTGTTTGCTTTTATTATTCATATCTGTTCGGGCTTTTTGTATACTGTTAACTTTACCACCAGCCTGTTGTTTTTTCCACAACATGCGGGCATGACCAGTGGCTTAATGGGAGGGCTGGTATACCTGATCACTTCACTGGCCAGTTATGTTATTTCTATTACGGGTAAGATAGCTACACAGGAAGATATTGTATGGCGTTACATATGTATCTCTGTGTTGCTGGTAGGCACTGTGGGTATGGCTATTTATAAAAAGAAAGAAAAATATTTGGTCGCTAAATAA